In Bactrocera oleae isolate idBacOlea1 chromosome 3, idBacOlea1, whole genome shotgun sequence, a genomic segment contains:
- the LOC106619527 gene encoding LOW QUALITY PROTEIN: larval serum protein 1 gamma chain (The sequence of the model RefSeq protein was modified relative to this genomic sequence to represent the inferred CDS: inserted 2 bases in 1 codon), producing the protein MRCALACFVSVVGCTLVAGQILEPPQQMKYADKAFLEKQKFLLEIVHRIENPLLFEEYLKXFEKADYMQYDYYMEKFVGTYKAGYILPRGEFFGTLVKSHIMQAWGLFNHFYYAKDFETFMRIASWARVHVSEGMFVYALNLAIIHRDDSEGLMLPSIYEILPQHFFTSKLVYEAQKFDYEVWTKQIMYEKEYKDYLYQDNKAAYSTYAQIYTKDWKTWQWWKMMGLAEHWYAVDSTQVLTGMPSVNMDILKDTHIYFMPTDYTRNIEWFNEQSKLSYFTEDVEWNAYWYYAHMDYAYFLNSSQYDFASERRGEYWAHNMQTMLARYYWERLTQELGEIPEYSSGSIYEEGYQPQLNSYNGIAFGFRQNDYDHKRYTNFDQFNRFMFYYRRVTQLLEQGHFTTSNGTVVDLRMPESIEVMANLMEGNADLFDSHYQIYWRVLSHTYFAGADPDALHVSPHIFVNYETMFRDPFTYSYYKRFYQVLYKFSSLLPAYKKTDLLLPGVSVMDLQVSELLTYFDYSDFDVSTLLNDKMMFVDGQYVWNKMLLARQQRLNHKPFTMDYTIMADKPQNVVIRAFLGPKFDSNRRVLSLPQNRENFIEIDEFIYQLAAGKNTIERSSRDFYWTIGERSSYTALYKSVMLAYEGKQQFALNATQPHNGFPDRLLLPQGWAKGFPMQLFVFVAPYNGAHEHFPSYDYTSFAGGIGSGNRYIDNKPLNYPFDRPIDEVEFFVPNMFIRNVKVYHEDTLEKYQEHNYANFGNFDYTK; encoded by the exons ATGCGTTGTGCCTTAGCTTGCTTCGTCAGCGTTGTGGGCTGCACGCTCGTCGCTGGACAAATTTTGGAGCCACCGCAGCAGATGAAATATGCCGATAAGGCTTTCTtggagaaacaaaaatttctgcTCGAAATAGTGCACCGCATTGAAAATCCACTGTTGTTCGAAGAATATCTAAA TTTCGAGAAAGCGGACTATATG CAATATGACTACTACATGGAGAAATTCGTGGGCACCTACAAGGCAGGCTACATACTACCACGTGGTGAATTCTTTGGCACTTTGGTGAAATCACACATAATGCAAGCGTGGGGACTCTTCAATCACTTCTATTACGCCAAGGATTTTGAGACGTTCATGCGTATTGCCAGCTGGGCGCGTGTGCACGTCAGCGAAGGCATGTTCGTGTATGCGCTCAACTTGGCGATCATACATCGTGACGACAGCGAGGGTCTAATGTTGCCAAGCATCTACGAAATATTGCCACAACACTTTTTCACCAGTAAATTGGTCTACGAAGCGCAAAAATTCGATTATGAAGTGTGGACCAAGCAGATTATGTATGAGAAGGAGTACAAGGACTACCTGTATCAGGATAATAAGGCAGCGTATAGCACATATGCGCAGATTTATACCAAAGATTGGAAAACATGGCAATGGTGGAAGATGATGGGTTTGGCTGAGCATTGGTATGCGGTAGATAGCACGCAGGTGCTAACTGGCATGCCATCGGTTAACATGGATATTCTTAAGGATACACACATCTACTTTATGCCCACAGATTATACACGCAATATCGAGTGGTTTAATGAACAGTCGAAATTGTCCTATTTCACAGAGGATGTTGAGTGGAACGCATATTGGTACTACGCGCATATGGATTATGCTTACTTTTTGAACAGCAGCCAATATGACTTTGCGTCGGAGCGACGCGGCGAATACTGGGCGCATAATATGCAAACGATGTTGGCGCGTTACTATTGGGAGCGTTTAACGCAAGAGCTCGGCGAAATACCCGAATACTCTTCGGGTAGCATTTACGAGGAGGGCTATCAGCCACAATTGAATAGTTATAACGGCATCGCATTCGGTTTTAGGCAGAACGATTACGATCATAAACGTTATACGAATTTCGATCAATTCAACAGATTCATGTTCTACTACCGACGTGTGACCCAACTGCTCGAGCAGGGTCACTTCACCACTAGCAACGGCACTGTAGTTGATTTGCGCATGCCCGAGTCAATTGAGGTTATGGCGAATCTGATGGAAGGTAATGCTGATTTATTCGATTCGCACTACCAAATCTATTGGCGTGTGCTCTCGCATACGTATTTTGCTGGCGCTGATCCCGATGCTTTGCATGTGTCACCGCATATTTTCGTTAATTACGAAACCATGTTCCGTGATCCGTTCACTTACAGTTACTATAAGCGCTTCTATCAGGTGTTGTATAAATTTAGCTCGTTGCTACCGGCTTACAAGAAAACCGATTTGTTGTTGCCCGGTGTTAGTGTAATGGATTTACAAGTGAGTGAGCTGTTGACCTATTTCGATTACAGCGATTTTGATGTGAGCACTTTACTGAATGACAAAATGATGTTTGTCGATGGTCAATATGTTTGGAATAAAATGTTGTTGGCCCGTCAGCAGCGTCTCAATCACAAACCATTCACCATGGATTACACCATCATGGCTGATAAGCCGCAAAATGTTGTGATACGCGCCTTCCTTGGTCCCAAGTTTGACTCAAATAGACGCGTCTTATCTTTGCCACAAAATCGTGagaatttcattgaaattgaTGAGTTCATCTATCAGCTCGCCGCCGGCAAGAATACAATTGAACGCAGCTCACGCGACTTCTATTGGACTATTGGGGAGCGCAGCTCTTACACCGCGCTCTACAAGTCGGTGATGCTCGCTTATGAGGGTAAACAGCAATTCGCTTTAAATGCCACCCAACCTCATAATGGCTTCCCTGATCGTTTGCTATTGCCACAAGGTTGGGCGAAGGGCTTCCCAATGCAGCTGTTCGTTTTTGTGGCACCATATAATGGTGCACATGAGCACTTCCCTAGTTACGATTACACTTCGTTCGCTGGTGGCATCGGTTCCGGTAATCGCTATATTGATAATAAGCCACTGAACTATCCTTTCGATCGTCCGATCGATGAAGTTGAGTTCTTTGTGCCGAATATGTTTATAAGGAACGTCAAGGTGTACCACGAGGATACGTTGGAGAAGTATCAGGAGCATAATTATGCCAATTTCGGCAACTTTGATTatacgaaataa